The window aaattgctgtattttgtactaaatatatgataaatattattatattaaaaaaaacaacactaaaaaaacaaatgaaattataaGGATTGCTGAAACATTGAATAAGATCTGTTGGATATTTGACCTGACTTTGTGATGGTTCAATGTTTAAGTTTAGTAGAATAAAGTGAAATAGAATtgcaaatagatataagaaggtgtggtatgagtgccaatgaaacaactctccttccaagtcacaaatacaccattataggccaaagtaTGGTATTTAACACAGGGCAAGTATAATTgtctttactgaaaaaaaatagttCCAGCTAACATAGTTAatgtttttactttattttcagatGGATAATTCAATCCAAGGTATAAGATCTGACATACAAGGACAAAATGCTTACATGCAGGTAAATACATTATTACATGCATTACCACTAAGTGTATCTTGCTGActttgtatctttaaaaaaaacggGGGTTTAGTAatagccaatgagaaaactattaaTAAAGACAATAAATTGTCATCACAGACATATGTCTTGCTTTTTTTGTTaatttcgataatgcaaatgttgaaattaagatagcaacactttaacatgtaaCTTTTGTAAGTttagcaaatattcaaagtcaatgaactatgactgaaggtacatggctaaacaatctccatgggaTGATTTGCgcaaatgctaatacaactgcatatcaaatacatgtaccatTGAATTATTATAtgtagttccctttaaacaacCTAAACCCAAACtcatacatgtaaactaagcaaaatgttcaaagtcaataaaccataactgaggggaCAGGGTTAAATAATCTCAATGGTAATGAGATAtgctaatgctaatacaactgcatactaaaCATCATTTAACTACCAGGAGAGGTTTCCCATAAACCAACAAAatcaaactaatacatgaaaactaagcaaaagtttcaaagtcagtAGACCATAACTGAAGGGACTGGGCCACATAATCTCCATACTAATtagatgtgccaatactaatataactgcataccaaatatttttGACTCACTtaactagtggttcaccataaactactAAAACTatacctaatcacaaactaatacattgttgacaaaGACACGGACGCCAACGCCTCCTCTGTCAACAGAAACAGTATACCGATATCTATTTTTTCACTCTGTCAAGTGCGATAAAAAGTCAAAGTTGTGAACAAGTACAGAACTGTTAACAATCACATTTGTAGACTGCACTTTCCCAAACCATGCCTCctgatatataatttttatagGTATTtcgttttgttaatttatattggatagaaaatgaaaattgcaTTTTAATTGGCAAATATCAGACCACTTAAACATTTTTTGCAAGGGATCCTTTCAGTGAAAAGAGTGTGGCAATCTCCTTAGACATGAGAATTTAAGAATGATCATTCCTATTTGGATCAGACAGGGAGGAGCATATTTGTGTACCTCTAGTTAACCAAAAAATTTCTaacatttcagtattttttttcagaacattTTAACAACATTGCCAAACTTTCAATGTTTCTACAATCATCAAGTAGCCTTATAgacattttatgttgtttttatacgaccgcaaaaattgaaaattttttggttgtatattggtatctcGTTGACGTCGTCatctgaagacatttggttttcgcactttaactttagtaaaagaaaatagaaatctatgaaatttaaacataaggtttatgacaacaaaaggaaggttgggattgattttgggtgtttttgtcccaacagtttagaaattaggggccaaaaagggcccaaataagcatttttcttggttttcgcaatataactttagtataagtaaacagaaatctatgaaattttaacataaggtctatgacaacaaaaggaaggtgGAAATGaatttgggagttttagtcccaacagtttaggaattaggggccaaaaacaggtcccaaataagcatttttcttggtttttgcacaataactttagtataaagtaatagaaatctatgaaattttaacacaaggtttatgaccacaaaaggaaggtttagattgattttgggagattTGGTCCcaatgaattaggggccaaaagggtcaaaaatttaactttgtttgatttcatcaaaaactgaattattggggttctttgatatgccaaatttaaccgtgtattcagattcttaatttttggtcctgtttccaaattggtctacattaaggtccaaagggtccaaaattaagcttagcttgattttaacaaaaattgaattcttggggttctttgatatgctgaatccaaacatgtacttagattttttattatgagcccagttttcaagttggtccaaataggggtccaaaattattgtattaagtattgtgcaatagcaagaaatttttaattgcacagtattccggaatagcaagaaatcttcaatttcacagtattgtgCGATagaaagaaattttcaattgcacagtatttcacaatagcaagaaatcttcaattgcacagtattgtgcaatagcaagaaatcttcaattacacagtattgcgtAATAGCAAGAAacatctaattgcacaatattgcgcaatagcaagaaattttcaattgcacagttttgcgcaatagcaagaaatattcaattgcacagtattgtcccactttcaaattggtctacattataagatccaaagggtcaaaaattaaactttattgatttcaacaaaaattgaatatatggggttattcaatatgctgaatctgaccatgtatctagatttttaatatttgggcccggttattaaattggtccacattgaggtctaaagggtctagaattgaacattatttgatttcatcaaaaattgaattcttggggttctatgatatgctgaatctaaccatgtatttagatttttgatattggaccataataggtaaatgtctattttaaaaattttaagtttttaagtttaagttcttagaccacatccattctgtgtcagaaacctatgttgtgtcaactatttaatcacaattcaaattccgAGCTGTattaagcttaaatgttgtgtccatacttgccccaactgttcagggttcgacctctgcggtcgtataaagctgcaccctgcggagcatctggttattataTCCAATAGTATCTTTAAATCACATAAATCACAATACAATGTAAAAGCTGCATTGACTCCactgatatattttgttttgcacAGTTGGTATATGAACAAATCTAAGTTACTTATTTATCACATTACAGGAGATACTTCTGTACATCAGAAAAGGAGGGTGCTCTTGCCAATGTGGAAACTCTGAGCAACAaagtatgtataaatatattggTAATTATATGATAGATTTTTTCACAATGAACAATGTGTATTaatattacaatttgtttttttgtcaaatatgtcCAGTACTATATTGAACTAAATATATTACTTGGACTTAAAGGATATTTGAATTCTTGTTATGATGTGAGCCTATATGTTATACATCTATATGATAGTATTCCTCCTCGTCTTTATTAACTGATCCTTTATATTAcacaaatgaaaattgaaaaaagtctaATGAACATTCATCCTAAAACTGCTTTTTTGTGGTATTGATTGAAAATTcttaatacaaaattattgtttttatttgttgcaAATGATTATGATCTGTTGCTGTTAATTTCTTTAGATGATCATATTTCAGATGTttgtataaatcaaaatacaacaataaacaaTGTGTGGTTTCTATCTTTCAGACAAAGACCacacaaacaataaacaatacacaCTAGGACAAgatgttttcaaatttcatcatCAGATCAACCAGACAGCAGAAATTGGTAACAAACTTGTAACAAATATGGTGATGATGGATGATGGTAGACTGGTGATGTGTTTACCTAGGCAGATGAGACTATTGATCTATAACACAGATGGATCACAGGTAGACAGTATAGATGTACAGGGTAAACCATTGTTTGTTACAGCAGTCAACAACTTTACAGTAGCTTTTATAATGAGGGATAGTGTGTGTATAGGGATGTATGACATACACAATAAACTCAAACTTAAATCAATATCAGTACCTGGAATGTGGTGGGGGAGTGGGGACATTACAACTATAAACAACAAGCTAGTTGTACGTGGTTACAGCAGCCTACTGATCATAGATCATCAGACAGGAGAGGTGGTACAGACAATACAGACTGACTGTGATCCTTGGGCGGTACATGGTTCTGGTGAAAAAATATTCTACTGTGAAAAGAACCTTAGTCtctacaacaacaacaataagCTGTACTGGTACAGTTATACTGATGACAGACATCACACCCTAACATTACCAGCACGTCCCTGTAGTATGACTACACTACAAGATAACAGTCTATATGTGATGTGTAATGATGGATCAGTACAACATGTGTCATCTGATGGTAAACAGTATAAACCTGTTACAACAAAGGGActtcaaaaacagaaaaatatagtatacaataaaatgcaaagacAACTGGTTACAATGAATATGAACCAAAACATAATGAATGTCTTCTGTGCGCTTTCTTAAAGAAACTTtcacagtgtgttgtactacttttgggacaaattatatcaacattatagaaaacttcatcggctctaactcaaaatatggacaattttatgtttagggcgtcttgaaatcttttgacagcttccgaagtgctaattttcaacctttttcagctggaccaaatcactactttcctttaaaattctggacccaaatttttttacagtgtaatttcacccccatacttgcaatttgaggcaataaacatggagaaataaatttggaaggggtataaaaattaatggcaagtaacccactgtcaacactagggactatatttgtgaacaacgaaaaacaagggacgacaattgtggtctcggacctgaTGTATTATgctcatcatttaaaaaaatccatattAAGGATGTACCTAGGGGAAATTAAATATtactaaaaatttcaaattgatactataagctagAAGAGCATAATTAGTTAATTAAATATAAGGATCaaaattagttaaaaattgaaagctcctttttgagatatttaatttttggtggaagaagactttaAGTCTTCTGAAGGCCTATGGTGCCAGCTGTAAACTTAACAACTTCCGATTCTTGACACcaatttttacacatgattaagcatctgaatcatttaatttgtaaattaggattgaaaacaATCACTATTGTAAATAtatacccttttatttatgtaaattattagattttatctcatctacatgaacattattttttcttgaaacaggatgtttttaatgtaaatatttgtagtacgcatgcgtgaatttggtattgGGTTGAAGTtgccctgtttacatgttcgcccttggtCTGTTCGTCCTGAGTTCTTTCGCCCATATAGTACGTTCACCCTGTGTTCACTCTCTTTACTCTTATCAACGACGTTTTAtaatacgtccttgcatttattaaaaaatatcaatattaaagGGTATTGTTAAAAAACCTCTAAAACACGAATTTGTGAAAATCATCACAAAAATATGATCGTTCCTTATTTTGTTCCCAAGGTAAAACAAttgtgttcagccaatcaaattcaatgattctcatgatcaaattaataagccaatcaaaatgttttctctgaagattattctaacatgctagattttgaacttgttttgttttcatctagttgtaaaatcgtgaacatggcaCTGCCACAGgtgaattttcatctgcaagGAGCTTCTTACACAGCTTAAGGATAACAGCATGactgattgacaaaattcaatgatgcagtactaccataaggATAATGAATAGTagttttttcactaatttattgacataatacttgttgtaacatatattatttttgtattcaattaaatcatttaaagcacaatgtactattctttttttcacaaagaccaacaaacaggtcttactttgctgtacattattgctgtttacagtttatctctatctataataatattcaagataataacaaaaaacgtcaaaattttcttaaaattaccaattatggggcagcaaccggttgtcggatccatctgaaaatttcagggcagatagatcttgacatgataaacaatttcactccgtcagatttgctctaaatgctttgatttttgagttataagtcaaaaactgcattttacccctatgtcctatatttagccgtggcagccatcttggttggatggcctggtcactggacacattttttaaactacataccccaaagatgattgtggccaagtttggattaatttagcccagtagtttcagaggagaagatttttgtaaaagattactaagatttacgaaaaatggttaaaaattgactataaagggcaataactccttaaggggtcaactgaccatttcggtcatgttgacttatttgtaaaatttactttgctgaacattattgctgtttacagtttatctctatctataataatattcaagataataacaaaaaacagcaaaatttccataaaattaccaattcaggggcagcaacccatcaacgggttgtccgattcatctgaaaatttctgggcagatagatcttgacctgattaacaatttaaccccatgtcagatttgctctaaatgctttggtttttgagttataagccaaaaactgcattttacccctatgttctatttttagccatggcggccatcttggttggttggcggggtcaccggacacattttttaaactagataccccaatgatgattgtggccaagtttgattaaatttggcttagtagtttcagaggagaagatttttgtaaaagttaacgacgacggacgacagacgccggacgcaaagtgatgggaaaagctcacttggcccttcgggccaggtgagctaataataaccaaaaacagcaaaatttccttaaaattactaattcaggggcagcaacccaacaacgggttatccgattcatctgaaaattttagggcagatagatcttcacctgtttaacaattctaccccatgtcagatttgctctaaatgctttggtttttcagttataagccaaaaactgcattttacccctatgttctatttttagccatggcggccatcttggtttgttggccgggtcactggacatattttttaaactacataccccaaagatgattgtggccaagtttggattaatttggccaagtagtttcagaggagaagatttttgtaaaagattactaagatttacgaaaaatggttaaacattgactataaagggcaataactccttaaggggtcaactgaccatttcggtcatgttgacttatttgtaa of the Mytilus galloprovincialis chromosome 8, xbMytGall1.hap1.1, whole genome shotgun sequence genome contains:
- the LOC143085155 gene encoding uncharacterized protein LOC143085155 is translated as MMDRDDKRRYFIVGSVIMEVVTPLFRTRLERDYTSKGLTTLQAFLNTQPVIHILFHLRHRNARCCVDGQNCYNHPSLPLIYCQWKRLYTEKPGLALHDCHCKFTANPVQLEDLDITLSSLFLLNCNNLTPAEDAAVQGLRQYKNDYLSHNTTGRISQTEYNSLWTDLTNFVLQLDPSKQDDLIRIEQRPLDEALCNSYTLNLLDLHKKLDEMDNSIQGIRSDIQGQNAYMQEILLYIRKGGCSCQCGNSEQQNKDHTNNKQYTLGQDVFKFHHQINQTAEIGNKLVTNMVMMDDGRLVMCLPRQMRLLIYNTDGSQVDSIDVQGKPLFVTAVNNFTVAFIMRDSVCIGMYDIHNKLKLKSISVPGMWWGSGDITTINNKLVVRGYSSLLIIDHQTGEVVQTIQTDCDPWAVHGSGEKIFYCEKNLSLYNNNNKLYWYSYTDDRHHTLTLPARPCSMTTLQDNSLYVMCNDGSVQHVSSDGKQYKPVTTKGLQKQKNIVYNKMQRQLVTMNMNQNIMNVFCALS